A genomic region of Microbacterium schleiferi contains the following coding sequences:
- a CDS encoding RNA polymerase sigma factor codes for MPPDNELIERSAREPAVFATLFDRHASAVYRYAAQRLGDHLADDVMSETFLVAFERRSAYDLDVPDARPWLLGIATRLIRKHARVEAVAWRGMVADLAAQVAPDFIDQAGARIDAERLTRRLSTALRRLSATDRDTLLLYAWGELNYEAIAAAMQVPVGTVRSRLHRARRHLRRAAGIDNLEQETDRGRIDTAPQHS; via the coding sequence GTGCCCCCCGACAACGAACTGATCGAACGCTCCGCGCGAGAACCGGCAGTGTTCGCGACGCTGTTCGATCGCCACGCGAGCGCCGTGTATCGGTACGCCGCGCAGCGGCTGGGTGACCACCTGGCCGATGACGTGATGTCGGAGACGTTCCTCGTCGCCTTCGAGCGTAGGTCGGCCTACGACCTCGATGTGCCGGATGCGCGGCCCTGGTTGCTGGGGATTGCCACACGCCTCATCCGCAAGCACGCGCGCGTCGAGGCAGTCGCGTGGCGGGGCATGGTCGCTGATCTCGCGGCGCAGGTCGCGCCCGATTTCATCGATCAGGCAGGCGCTCGCATCGACGCTGAGCGGCTGACGCGGCGGCTGAGCACGGCGCTGCGCCGGCTCAGCGCGACGGATCGGGACACCCTGCTGCTCTACGCGTGGGGCGAACTGAACTACGAGGCGATCGCCGCAGCGATGCAGGTACCGGTAGGAACCGTTCGCTCGCGCCTTCACCGCGCACGACGGCACCTGCGGCGCGCCGCAGGAATCGACAACCTCGAACAGGAGACGGACCGTGGACGAATTGACACTGCTCCGCAGCACTCGTGA
- a CDS encoding CU044_5270 family protein, with protein MDELTLLRSTRDRRREPSPESLTAGRAALLTRIAADEGTAPAAAARSRHPWRTGLTWSTAGTAAAIVAVLVVGQVSMTASSAHASDLLRSAASEATHYADLTPGSGEYLRSVTHARWPSCRPAADGGPDICELNDQTLDVYMPADPTREWVLVRDWGNQTGVTGESIETITAHDGTFYGQDRWIPVDYADIPTDGAEAYAWIDAQDQGGSASRDEGNFVRIADILRSGLVPAAQRAALLDALSRIPGVSATEGVANLDGAVGVAIGRNEPFRGSERREIIIDPDTGLVIGERALAGANFFGWELGEQTSLTAVETTIVEVAP; from the coding sequence GTGGACGAATTGACACTGCTCCGCAGCACTCGTGACCGGCGGCGAGAGCCCAGCCCCGAATCACTCACCGCGGGGCGCGCAGCGCTGTTGACCCGCATCGCTGCCGACGAAGGAACTGCGCCGGCAGCCGCAGCCCGCTCGCGGCATCCGTGGCGGACGGGCCTGACGTGGTCGACAGCGGGAACTGCGGCTGCCATCGTCGCGGTGCTCGTGGTGGGTCAGGTGAGCATGACCGCGTCGTCGGCGCACGCGAGCGACCTCCTGCGGTCCGCGGCGTCGGAGGCCACACACTACGCGGATCTCACGCCGGGATCGGGGGAGTACCTTCGCTCGGTCACGCATGCTCGCTGGCCCTCGTGCAGACCGGCCGCCGACGGCGGTCCCGATATCTGCGAGCTCAATGATCAGACGCTCGATGTGTACATGCCGGCCGATCCGACGCGCGAGTGGGTGCTCGTACGCGACTGGGGCAACCAGACCGGGGTGACAGGAGAGTCGATCGAGACGATCACGGCTCACGACGGCACGTTCTACGGGCAAGACCGTTGGATCCCCGTGGACTACGCAGACATTCCGACGGACGGAGCCGAGGCCTACGCGTGGATCGACGCCCAGGACCAGGGCGGGTCAGCCTCTCGTGATGAAGGCAACTTTGTTCGCATTGCCGACATCCTTCGATCCGGTCTCGTTCCTGCCGCGCAGCGAGCCGCGCTGCTGGACGCTCTCTCCCGCATCCCGGGTGTCAGCGCGACCGAAGGCGTTGCGAACCTCGACGGCGCCGTCGGTGTTGCGATCGGCCGGAACGAACCGTTCCGAGGCAGTGAGCGGCGTGAGATCATCATCGACCCCGACACGGGGCTCGTGATCGGAGAGCGCGCTCTCGCGGGAGCGAACTTCTTCGGATGGGAACTCGGTGAGCAGACCTCGCTCACCGCCGTGGAAACGACGATCGTGGAGGTAGCACCATGA
- a CDS encoding universal stress protein — translation MPNTIHDSQVGLSERGALKAPASDAIWRVSPYDRLVVGVDGSGPSSGALAWAITYAADHGSELLLVHVVDDTWGVAGADYMADAQRRGIHVLDASRRRAVDAGVPHVQTELVHGRAPSVLSGAARPHDLLVVGSHRTGFLRGRSFGAASVYVVAAARSAVLVVPNLPYEGRQGVVVGISGSPTSDAALMQAAREAARTDQQLVLIHARPPVPHEESSSNGEYRASAARDVVARASAHALIDIPHLDLSSRVVADNVAPALLSASIDAAMLVIGRGQSEAPPNISTVVHDVLMNLNAPVLIVP, via the coding sequence ATGCCGAACACAATCCACGACTCACAGGTGGGCCTGTCTGAGCGCGGCGCGTTGAAAGCGCCGGCCAGCGACGCGATCTGGCGGGTCTCGCCCTACGACCGGCTCGTCGTGGGCGTTGACGGGTCAGGACCCAGTTCCGGTGCGCTCGCGTGGGCGATCACCTATGCCGCCGATCACGGCAGCGAACTGCTGCTCGTTCACGTCGTCGACGACACCTGGGGTGTGGCCGGTGCAGACTACATGGCTGACGCGCAGCGCCGCGGCATCCATGTTCTGGATGCTTCTCGACGGCGCGCGGTCGATGCCGGGGTTCCCCACGTGCAGACCGAGCTCGTCCACGGACGGGCCCCCAGTGTGCTCTCGGGCGCTGCCCGCCCGCACGATCTTCTCGTGGTGGGTTCGCACCGCACCGGTTTTCTGCGCGGACGTTCGTTCGGCGCAGCATCCGTCTATGTCGTCGCTGCGGCCCGCTCGGCAGTGCTGGTCGTTCCGAACCTGCCGTACGAGGGGCGTCAGGGCGTCGTGGTCGGCATCAGCGGCTCGCCGACATCGGATGCCGCGCTGATGCAGGCAGCCCGCGAAGCGGCCCGCACCGATCAGCAGTTGGTCCTCATCCACGCTCGCCCTCCGGTTCCGCACGAGGAATCCTCGAGCAACGGCGAGTACCGCGCATCGGCGGCACGGGATGTCGTGGCGCGGGCCAGTGCCCACGCGCTGATCGATATCCCGCACCTGGATCTGAGTTCCCGGGTCGTCGCCGACAACGTCGCGCCGGCGCTGCTGTCGGCATCCATCGACGCCGCCATGCTGGTCATCGGACGCGGCCAGAGCGAGGCTCCCCCGAACATCTCGACCGTGGTGCATGACGTGCTCATGAACCTCAACGCACCGGTGCTCATCGTTCCCTGA
- a CDS encoding GAF domain-containing protein, which translates to MADIEARLRSLLKANAAVVSQLELSAVLRRIVESAVELVGAKYGALGVIGPDGMLEEFIHVGLTTEAADAIGPPPRGRGVLGALIHDPHPIRLEHIGHDPRSVGFPRNHPRMDSFVGVPIRIRGEVFGNLYLTEHPDGAFTEEDTELLEALAATAGIAIDNARLYEDSVRRERWAAAAAEMSAAMFSDETGRPLQLLADKVLQLTDAATVVVISSISDTMMCVEVARGQHADELTGAVLAQAGTLSGRVFDSWQPLQASGDTVELGDELVAWGPTVVVPMLGADGAPMVLTVGRPVGSPRFTDKDVDLAADLAAQATIALELARGRSDRQALALMDERGRIARDLHDHVIQRLFGAGLSLQAVAGRVGDAAARSELLEQVDALDAAITEIRTVIFALRQPRASSGSVRHRIVDVISEVAPSFSESPRLVFQGPLDLRTPPTSPKTSSRSCARE; encoded by the coding sequence GTGGCCGATATCGAGGCACGACTTCGCAGCCTCCTGAAGGCGAACGCGGCTGTCGTGAGCCAGCTAGAACTGTCGGCGGTGCTGCGCCGGATCGTCGAATCGGCGGTGGAACTGGTCGGCGCGAAGTACGGCGCACTCGGGGTGATCGGGCCTGACGGGATGCTCGAGGAGTTCATCCACGTCGGGCTGACCACCGAGGCCGCCGACGCCATCGGGCCGCCTCCGCGCGGCCGCGGCGTGCTGGGCGCCCTCATCCACGATCCCCACCCGATCCGGCTCGAGCACATCGGACACGACCCGCGCTCCGTCGGATTCCCGCGAAACCACCCGCGGATGGACAGCTTCGTCGGCGTCCCCATCCGGATCCGCGGCGAGGTGTTCGGAAACCTCTACCTCACCGAACACCCCGACGGCGCCTTCACCGAGGAAGACACCGAACTGCTCGAGGCGCTCGCAGCGACAGCCGGCATCGCGATCGACAACGCGCGCCTGTACGAAGACTCCGTGCGGCGCGAACGGTGGGCAGCCGCGGCAGCCGAAATGAGCGCCGCCATGTTCTCCGATGAGACCGGCAGGCCGCTGCAGCTGCTGGCCGACAAGGTCCTGCAGCTCACGGATGCCGCCACCGTCGTGGTGATCTCGTCGATCAGTGACACCATGATGTGTGTCGAGGTCGCGCGTGGCCAGCACGCCGATGAACTCACCGGTGCGGTTCTCGCGCAAGCCGGCACCCTCTCGGGGCGCGTCTTCGACAGTTGGCAGCCGCTGCAGGCCAGCGGTGACACCGTCGAACTCGGCGATGAACTCGTGGCGTGGGGCCCCACGGTGGTCGTGCCGATGCTGGGTGCCGACGGTGCGCCCATGGTGCTCACTGTCGGGCGCCCCGTGGGCTCGCCCCGGTTCACCGACAAGGATGTGGACCTCGCCGCCGACCTCGCCGCTCAGGCCACGATCGCGCTCGAGCTTGCGCGCGGCAGGTCCGACCGGCAGGCGCTCGCGCTCATGGACGAGCGCGGTCGCATCGCCCGTGACCTGCACGACCACGTCATCCAGCGGCTGTTCGGTGCGGGGTTGTCGCTGCAAGCCGTCGCGGGCAGGGTCGGCGACGCGGCGGCCCGGAGCGAACTGCTCGAACAGGTCGATGCGCTCGATGCCGCGATCACCGAGATCCGCACGGTGATCTTCGCGCTGCGTCAACCGCGCGCCTCGTCAGGATCGGTCAGGCACCGCATCGTGGACGTCATCAGCGAGGTCGCGCCGTCGTTCTCGGAATCCCCGCGGCTCGTCTTCCAGGGCCCGCTCGATCTGCGCACGCCCCCGACGTCGCCGAAGACGTCGTCGCGGTCGTGCGCGAGGGAGTGA
- a CDS encoding sensor histidine kinase, which translates to MSNVARHARATETSVRVGIADEMLVVEILDDGVGVPESPSRRSGVGNLEDRAARWNGEFVLTGRDGGGTRLRWAVPLAQGETT; encoded by the coding sequence GTGAGCAACGTCGCCCGTCACGCTCGGGCGACCGAGACCTCGGTGCGGGTCGGCATCGCCGACGAGATGCTGGTCGTCGAGATCCTCGATGACGGAGTCGGCGTGCCCGAATCGCCGTCCCGACGCAGCGGGGTGGGTAACCTTGAGGATCGCGCCGCGCGCTGGAACGGGGAGTTCGTCCTCACCGGCCGCGACGGCGGCGGCACCCGCCTACGGTGGGCGGTGCCTCTGGCCCAGGGAGAGACCACATGA
- a CDS encoding response regulator: MIRVFVLDDHEIVRRGVVDLIDAERDMEVIGEASTARQALGRIAATMPDVAVLDMRLPDGSGIDVCREIRSQHPSVTCLILTAYDDDEAAYSAVLAGAAGYVLKDIKANGLLDGIRAVAAGKNLLSSAAATRVREQARETRPSTPGVDLTDRERQVLELIAEGLTNRQIGERLDLMEKTVKNYVTGLLRKLGMERRTQAAVYATSLRSN; the protein is encoded by the coding sequence ATGATCCGAGTGTTCGTGCTCGATGACCACGAGATCGTCCGTCGTGGGGTCGTCGACCTGATCGACGCCGAGCGTGACATGGAAGTGATCGGCGAGGCATCCACGGCCCGGCAGGCGCTGGGCCGTATCGCCGCGACCATGCCCGATGTCGCGGTGCTCGACATGCGGCTTCCCGACGGCAGCGGCATCGACGTGTGCCGCGAGATCCGCTCGCAGCACCCGAGCGTCACGTGCCTCATCCTCACGGCCTATGACGACGACGAGGCAGCCTACTCGGCGGTGCTCGCCGGGGCCGCCGGCTACGTCCTGAAAGACATCAAGGCCAATGGCCTGCTCGACGGCATCCGTGCCGTGGCCGCCGGCAAGAACCTGCTCTCGTCGGCTGCCGCGACGCGCGTGCGCGAGCAGGCGCGTGAGACCCGGCCCAGCACGCCCGGCGTCGACCTGACCGACCGCGAACGTCAGGTGCTCGAGCTGATCGCCGAGGGGTTGACCAACCGGCAGATCGGGGAGCGCCTCGACCTCATGGAGAAGACGGTCAAGAACTATGTGACCGGCCTGCTGCGAAAGCTCGGCATGGAGCGGCGCACACAGGCTGCCGTCTACGCCACGTCGCTGCGCAGCAACTGA
- a CDS encoding acyl-CoA dehydrogenase family protein has protein sequence MRTHEVTNQVPERTALDEYEANAALREGVEAYGAADAAERLHRIGRHVGSAAFQRDAARANRIEPVLHTHDRYGRPLDEVEYDPAYHRIIGAAVADGAHTGAFRHPGPGASVARAAAFMLYAQVEPGHACPVSMTHAAVPVIAAHAERAREWMPRLLSTDYEPDLVPGKRSALFGMAMTEKQGGSDVRAGTTIATPIGGGEYELTGHKWFCSAPMSDAFLVLAQAPGGLSCFLLPRLHPDGSRTEIRIRRLKDKVGNRANASSEVEYEGARAFLIGEEGRGVRTIIEMVTRTRLDSVLGSTAGMRQATAEAAWHVRHRAAFGARLIEQPLMTQVIADLQLETEAATATSVRLARAYDDDASAEEVAFRRLATAVAKYWICKRGPGHAYEAMECLGGNGYTEAFPLGMRYREQPVMAIWEGSGNVIALDVLRALSRDPQSFEAFDAELARAAGAHRRLDAHLRRTRELVAELARDDAREARARELVSALALGLQGSLLARHAPAPVADAFIGSRLAGDGHLYGILPPGTDAASIAARA, from the coding sequence ATGAGAACTCACGAGGTGACCAACCAGGTGCCCGAACGCACGGCGCTCGACGAGTACGAGGCGAACGCCGCGCTGAGGGAGGGTGTCGAGGCGTACGGAGCGGCGGATGCCGCCGAACGCCTGCACCGGATCGGGCGGCACGTCGGCTCCGCTGCCTTCCAACGCGATGCGGCCCGGGCGAACCGGATCGAGCCGGTGCTGCACACCCACGACCGCTACGGCCGACCGCTCGATGAGGTCGAGTACGACCCCGCGTATCACCGGATCATCGGTGCAGCGGTCGCCGACGGGGCCCACACCGGCGCGTTCCGGCATCCGGGACCCGGGGCATCGGTCGCGCGCGCGGCAGCGTTCATGCTGTACGCGCAGGTGGAGCCGGGCCACGCCTGCCCCGTGTCGATGACGCACGCGGCGGTTCCGGTCATCGCCGCGCACGCGGAGCGTGCCCGGGAGTGGATGCCGAGACTGCTGAGCACCGACTACGAACCGGACCTCGTTCCGGGCAAGCGCAGCGCGCTGTTCGGGATGGCGATGACCGAGAAGCAGGGCGGGTCCGATGTGCGCGCCGGCACCACGATCGCGACACCGATCGGCGGTGGCGAGTACGAACTCACGGGGCACAAGTGGTTCTGCTCGGCGCCCATGTCGGATGCCTTCCTCGTGCTCGCCCAGGCACCGGGGGGTCTGTCGTGCTTCCTCCTGCCCCGGCTGCATCCCGATGGATCACGCACCGAGATCCGCATCCGTCGCCTGAAAGACAAGGTGGGAAACCGGGCCAACGCCTCCAGCGAAGTCGAGTACGAGGGCGCCCGGGCATTCCTTATCGGCGAGGAGGGCCGCGGCGTCCGCACGATCATCGAGATGGTCACCCGGACTCGTCTTGACAGCGTGCTGGGCTCGACGGCGGGGATGCGGCAGGCGACGGCCGAGGCGGCATGGCACGTTCGCCATCGCGCCGCTTTCGGTGCGCGGCTGATCGAGCAGCCCCTCATGACGCAGGTGATCGCGGATCTGCAGCTGGAGACCGAGGCGGCGACCGCCACCTCGGTGCGCCTGGCTCGCGCCTACGACGACGACGCGTCGGCCGAAGAGGTGGCCTTCCGCCGTCTGGCGACGGCTGTCGCGAAGTACTGGATCTGCAAGCGCGGACCCGGGCATGCGTACGAGGCCATGGAGTGCCTGGGCGGCAACGGGTACACCGAGGCGTTCCCGCTCGGGATGCGGTATCGCGAGCAGCCCGTCATGGCGATCTGGGAGGGGTCGGGCAACGTCATCGCCTTGGACGTGCTGCGGGCGCTCTCACGCGACCCGCAGAGCTTCGAGGCATTCGATGCCGAACTGGCGCGGGCAGCCGGCGCTCATCGACGCCTGGACGCCCACCTGCGACGGACCCGCGAGCTGGTCGCCGAACTGGCACGCGATGATGCCCGTGAGGCGCGGGCCCGCGAACTGGTGAGCGCCCTCGCGCTCGGGCTCCAGGGGTCGCTGCTGGCCCGTCATGCACCCGCACCGGTAGCCGACGCGTTCATCGGGTCCCGCCTTGCCGGCGACGGTCACCTCTACGGCATCCTCCCGCCCGGCACGGATGCGGCATCCATCGCGGCCCGCGCCTGA
- a CDS encoding glycosyltransferase family A protein → MTSALRISVVIPCRNDAEFLRECLLALQNQERPADRIIVVDNGSTDDSAAVAREAGVELIDEPLVGIWPAAARGYDAALPTSDIIARLDADSRPHPDWLARIDAAFGAEDALGVITGGAEFYGTGRVIGYLGEHWYIGGGRFWVNLWLGIPLVFGSNFAMRSAIWHRVRESVDRNNPRIHDDLDLTIHLRESDGVRWDRTLTMPVSARPLISVRGLARRVGRVVPTFAASWPAGAPWRRRDDSYPQEGQDGEDEGVAVT, encoded by the coding sequence GTGACATCGGCGCTGCGCATCTCGGTCGTCATCCCGTGTCGCAACGACGCCGAGTTCCTGCGCGAATGCCTGCTGGCGCTGCAGAACCAGGAGCGCCCCGCCGACCGCATCATCGTGGTCGACAACGGCAGCACCGACGACTCGGCGGCAGTCGCCCGCGAGGCAGGCGTCGAACTGATCGACGAACCCCTCGTGGGGATCTGGCCCGCCGCGGCCCGCGGATACGATGCGGCACTGCCCACGAGCGACATCATCGCCCGGCTGGATGCCGACTCCCGCCCGCACCCCGACTGGCTCGCGCGCATCGACGCGGCCTTCGGCGCCGAGGACGCGCTCGGGGTCATCACCGGCGGCGCCGAGTTCTACGGCACCGGCAGGGTCATCGGCTACCTCGGCGAGCACTGGTACATCGGCGGGGGCAGGTTCTGGGTGAACCTGTGGCTCGGCATTCCCCTGGTGTTCGGATCGAACTTCGCGATGCGCTCGGCCATCTGGCACCGCGTCCGCGAATCGGTCGACCGCAACAACCCCCGCATCCACGACGACCTCGACCTCACGATCCACCTGCGCGAAAGCGACGGGGTCCGCTGGGACCGCACCCTGACGATGCCCGTCTCGGCTCGCCCCCTGATCTCGGTGCGGGGGCTCGCCCGTCGCGTCGGACGGGTCGTGCCGACCTTCGCCGCGAGCTGGCCGGCGGGTGCTCCCTGGCGACGCCGCGACGACAGCTATCCACAGGAAGGTCAGGACGGCGAAGACGAGGGAGTCGCGGTCACCTAG
- a CDS encoding prepilin peptidase, which translates to MPTISTTLTVAAFAAFAAIGAALAIVDIRTHRLPNRLVALAGASGLVLLIGAAVTGGSIHALLRGVLAALVLLIAYLALRMLSAGGVGGGDVKLAAVIGLYLGWLGWGSVVVGTLAGFMLGGVFAAGMLLTRRADRRTAVAFGPWMIAGAWVAIALAVSRR; encoded by the coding sequence ATGCCGACGATCTCGACCACACTCACGGTCGCAGCCTTCGCGGCGTTCGCCGCCATCGGAGCGGCCCTCGCGATCGTCGACATCCGCACTCATCGCCTTCCCAACCGACTCGTCGCGCTGGCCGGCGCGTCAGGTCTCGTCTTGCTGATCGGTGCCGCGGTGACCGGCGGCAGCATCCACGCCCTGCTCCGCGGCGTGCTCGCGGCGCTGGTGCTGCTCATCGCCTACCTGGCACTGCGGATGCTCTCAGCCGGCGGTGTCGGTGGTGGCGACGTCAAGCTCGCCGCCGTGATCGGGCTGTACCTCGGGTGGCTCGGCTGGGGGAGCGTGGTGGTCGGCACACTCGCCGGATTCATGCTCGGCGGTGTCTTCGCCGCAGGGATGCTGCTCACTCGCCGGGCGGATCGCCGCACCGCCGTCGCGTTCGGGCCGTGGATGATCGCCGGTGCCTGGGTGGCCATCGCGCTCGCCGTGTCGCGGCGCTGA